The Pagrus major chromosome 10, Pma_NU_1.0 genome contains a region encoding:
- the vbp1 gene encoding prefoldin subunit 3, translating to MAATIDNSNAVQATKKKHLGIPEAVFVADVDSFMKQPGNETADSALRKLDEQYQKYKYMELNLSQKKLRLKSQIPQITQTLEILRHMQKKKETTEPLDTHFLLADNVYCKASVPPTDKVCLWLGANVMLEYDIDEAQALLEKNLSTASRNLETLEDDLDFLRDQFTTTEVNMARVYNWDVKRRSRENLLKSADKS from the exons ATGGCGGCCACCATAGACAACAGCAATGCCGTACAGGCGACAAAGAAAAAGCACCTCGGGATCCCCgaagccgtgtttgtg GCGGATGTCGACTCTTTTATGAAGCAGCCAGGTAACGAGACGGCAGACTCGGCACTGAGGAAGCTGGACGAACAGTACCAGAAGTATAAATACATGGAGCTCAACCTGTCTCAAAAGAAACTCAG GTTGAAAAGCCAGATCCCACAAATCACACAGACGCTAGAAATCCTACGACACATGCAGAAGAAAAAG GAGACCACAGAGCCCCTggacacacacttcctgttggcTGACAATGTTTACTGCAAGGCCTCAGTGCCGCCCACCGACAAAGTCTGTCTATGGTTAGGG GCGAACGTCATGTTAGAGTACGACATCGATGAAGCCCAGGCTCTCCTAGAGAAGAACCTCTCCACGGCATCTCGTAACCTAGAGACACTCGAGGACGATCTGGATTTCCTGCGAGACCAGTTCACCACCACCGAAGTCA ACATGGCACGAGTCTACAACTGGGACGTGAAGAGAAGGAGCAGAGAAAACCTCCTCAAATCAGCAGACAAGTCTTAA